The Brevibacillus choshinensis genome includes the window GTAAGGGAGGGAGTGGCGAACTCGCATTTCTAATGCGAGGAGGGATACTCTCGATGTCAATCAATGACGAGGTGGTCATGTTGACCGCGTATTCGATAGCATTCTCCAGTTCGCGCACATTACCAGGCCAGTGATAGTTAATGAACACCTGTTTTACTTCTGGTGAAAAGTCTAGTGGACTGTGCACAGACATCTGACTGTACTTGGATAGAAAATAAACCATCAGCAGAGGAATGTCATCTGCGCGTTCAGAGAGGGGCGGCATGTGCAGTGGAATCACATTTAACCGGAAAAATAAGTCCTCGCGAAATTCTTTTGTTCGAACCATTTCCTCCAAATCTTTGTTGGTGGCGGAGATTACCCGGATGTTAACGTTGATCAGCCGGTTTGAGCCCACACGTTCTACTTGTTTCGATTGCAAGACGTGGAGCAGCTTTACTTGAAGATGCAGAGGCAGGTCACCAATCTCATCTAAAAAGATCGTTCCGCCATCTGCCAATTCGAATTTCCCTGCTTTGCCTTCCCGTCGGGCTCCAGTAAAGGCTCCGCTAGCATAACCGAACAATTCACTTTCTAATAGAGTCTCAGGTATCGCTCCACAGTTGACGATGATAAACGGACCCGACCGTCGATTGCTTGCCGAATGTATAGCTGCAGCCATCATACCTTTTCCTGTCCCGCTCTGGCCAGTAATGAGGATGTTGGATGTGCCACTAGCGACTTGTTCTGCTTGTTTTTTGACGAGAGATAGCCCGCGACTTTTACCGTAAATTTCCGGAAAATACAAATCCTTTGGCTCACTAGTCAGTTCATACGCAAGTCGTCGTGCATCTGCCATTCTGCGAAAAGTCGCTACAACCCCTACGACTTCCGCGTTGATAGTGATGGGGCGTGCGGTTACGATTAAATGCATGTCATGCTGTTCACATTGGTAATGCTCTTCCTGTTCAATGTACCCTTTACCCGACTGGATCACTTCTAGCATTGGAGATTGTGGCCAAATTTTTTCAATAGGCATGTTGATCAACTCGTCTTTATCCTTTTGGACGAGCTGTTGTGCGGTTTGATTACAGTTTGTGATGATCCCATTTTCATCGATGGCAATAATCCCTTCATGGATCGAGCCGATTAAGACCTCTAGTTTTTGAGTCGTTTTGATCCAGTTATTGAGAGCGGCTTGTTCTGCAATTTTGCTCGTCAATAATTCAGACATTCTTTGGAGATAGGGGAGCAAGACCAGTTTGTTACTCACTAGTGATTGATGCTGTTTCGCGTCAAAAGCAATTAATCCAATGACGCCAATGACGGAACCATTGTAATGGATCGGAGCGCATATCTCTGCCCATTCATCTGCCAAGCCAATGAGCACAGAAGGGTCGTAGGAGGGGTCGTTGCGAGCATCCTCCACAAAATAAGGCTGGTTTGTGCGGATCACACGTCCGTACAAGTAGCCTGCCTCGACTTTACCTTCCTCTTCCTTCATGTTGATCATGTCCTTGTATTTTCCCGTTCCGGCGATGATGGTCATCTCATCATCCACGATCTCCGTTTCGATTTGAAGTACAGCTGAAATAGCTTCAGCGACCTGTTGGACAGTTTGTTGAATATCTTTTAATAGACTCATTCGTACACCTCCTTATGCCGCTCATGTAACCATAAATCTGCACGTGCTATTGTTTCACACGCGCCATGTACATTTGCATGTGGAATTTTTCGTTCATTACATGATAATCAAAGAAAATTCCTGGTTCTGTACAGTAACCGAGATATTCGTTTTGCGTTATTTCAAATCCATTGACTGATAGATTTTCTTCTAGATATTTTGGATATAAAATATGTTCGTGAGAATTTGGATATAAGGCTGTAATATTTTTCAAGGATTTGGCAGAGCTGTCATAGTAGGAGTACCCGCCGACAATTGTTGAACTGCTATGGAAATAGTTGTTTAGAACATGGATGGGAAACTGCGGATTGAGCAACGAAAAATCATTTGCAGTAAAACTATCTACAAAAACATCGATGCAATGCGGTTTAAGTGGCAGATTTAGATCAGAATTCAAAATATAAAGGACGTTCAGCTTCGAGTTCATACGCTCAATTCTTTTTTTAAGCTTTTTGAGCATAGCTAGTGAATAGCCGCTGAATACATAGTACGCACTAGTTTCAAGCAGATCAATATATTTGGGAAGTGACACAACAGCATCCACGTTTGTTTCAACAATTAATTTGTTCTTCAAGTCTGCATTTTGTAGAACTTTTTGCAGCCATAAATTACTTTTTTCAAATAAGTTAATCATACTGGGATTGAGCTCTTGAATCGTTTCTTTATCGTAAAAATAAGACGGATAAGGAGAGGTCTCGTACAAGTTCGAGGTAATGATAATGCCTTCCTCGATAGCTGCATGGTATCCACAATTGCAAGTTAAGCTCCCCGTATGAATGTAGCCTTCTTTAATCGTCACATTTTTCATTTCAAGTGGAACGTGGCACTTCGGACAGTAAAACAGATGTACAAAGGAGAATGGGATTCCTGTAAAATTCATTTCACTTGATGAGGGAGAGCTGCTTTGAACAGCTTTTTCAATTGATAGGATAGCATTTGAAATATCGTCTTTTTCCTTGATCAGCTGGTTCTTTTTATCGATTAGCAAGTTGTTGTAGTAATCGATATCCTCATGGTCCGAGAAGTTTGTGACACGCCGATACGACAGAACATGATGTATCTCTTGCAGTGAGAAATGAAATTTTTTAAGCTCAGTAATAAAAGCCATGTCATCCAGACACAATTGATTCATTTGATAATGGATGTTTTTTTTGTCTGGTATTAGTAATCCCAGTTCAATGTAATAACGAACAGTATCAGTCGTAACATGAAAAAGCTTTGCAAATGTACCAATTTTCATAGATGACCCCCGATGAAAAAAGAAGTGGAGTTACTCCATTTTTTTTATGAAAACGTACTCAAATGGCTATTGACTGGGAGAACGCTCCATTTCATATCATGAACCTAATAAGTGCGAATATTCTTGACGGTAGTGTAACATACCTGTCACCAAAGGAGAAGAACAGCCTATGGTTATGATGGATCGAATGGATACCCTCTCACTGTGGACAGCTACTGCAAACAGCTATGAAAAAGGAAAGCCACTAGAAGGAAATGAAGAGGCGGATGTTGTCATTATTGGCGCTGGTTTCACAGGCCTTTCTTCTGCTTATCATTTACAGAAATTAGGTAAGAATGTCATTGTCCTGGAGCAAGAAACGATTGGATATGGCGCCAGCGGTCGTAACGGCGGGATGGTATTGCCAGGGTATAAGCCTACGATGCAGGAGCTAGCAAAAAAGTATGGTCCCGACGAGGCTAGACAGCTTAACGATCTCTCGTTGTTTAGTATCGATCTGGTAAAAAAAATGATAGACGAGCATCAAATTAAATGTGACTTTAGAAAGACAGGTCACATCGTGGCAGCCTACAAAGCCAAGCACTTTGAAGGATTGAAACTTGAAAGCGAATACTTGAACAAGAATTTCGGGTACGAATCAAGCGTACTTGACCGAAGTCAATTGCATCAAGAGATCGATTCTCCACTTTATCATGGTTGCCTAGTCGACAATTCGAGTTACTCGTTCCAGCCTCTGAATTATGCAATTGGTTTGGGAGAAGCAGCTAAAACTATCGGTGCAAGAATCTTTGAACATACTGCAGCGCTATCTATTGAGTATGGTCAAAACAGTGTGAAAGTGGTAACAGAAAAAGGTGCAGTTACTGCCAAAGATATTATTGTGGCTACTGATGGTTACTCTGGGAAAATCATGAATGAACTAAATAAAGGCGTTTTGCCCATTTCCGCACGAATCATTGCTACTGAACAGCTTCCAGAATCATTGTTGAATACAGTCATTCCTAAGGATCGCATGGTTTTTGATACAAGTAGCTTCCTTTACTATTTCCGTCGTACTCCAGATAATCGAATCGTATTTGGCGGTGGCGATATTCGCCCAAACCTAGGTGATGGCGTGTATCAAAAAGTTTACGATGCGATGATTAACGTGATGCCGAAATTGGCAGGTAGCAATATTGAATACCGTTGGGGAGGATTTATCGGGGTTACCATTGATACATTTCCGGTTATCGGCCGCACCAAAGAAGGCGCATATTTTGCAACCGGTTACACCGGACATGGCGCTTCTCTCTCGACATTGTTCGGTATGTTATTGGCACAATTGATCGTTACGGGAAGTGCAGGGGGATATCGATTTGAAAAGCAACCACTCAAAGCATTTCCTTTCTATAATCAGAAGACGATGCTGGTAAATTTAGCGCATATCGGCTTCAAACTGATTGATTTTATTGCGTAAAGGAGATCGATTTATGAATATTAACATGTTTATTGACGGGAAATGGGTTGACGCGCTATCCGGGGACAGAAGAAACGTTTTCAATCCTGCGACCGGTGAGGTGATTGCAACGTCAGCTGATGGATCAGAAGTTGATGCGAAGCTGGCAATCAAGGCGGCTCGCAAAGCTTTTGACAGCGGAAATTGGTCTCGTTTATCGGCTGATGAAAGAGCTGATTATCTCTATAAAATTGCAGAACGTCTTGAAGAGAAAGCAGCTGAAATTGCACGATTAGAAACAGCAAACAACGGTAAGGTTATTCGTGCAACTACCTATGTGGATATTCCGGTATCCATTCAATGCTTCCGTTATTATGCTGACTTGATCAAAGGCATGAAAGAGGAATCTTACACTCGTGCTGATTCTTCTGATACCATTATTATTCGTGAACCGATTGGGGTTTGTGGACTTATTGTACCTTGGAACTTCCCCCTTATGTTAGCTGTTTGGCAAATTGCTCCTGCACTCGCAGCAGGGAATACGATTGTACTAAAGCCATCTGAGATTACTCCTGTATCTGTGTTTAAACTATTCGAAATCATCGAAGAAGTCGGACTCCCTGCCGGAGTGGCAAACCTGGTATTGGGACCTGGATCAAAAGTTGGGAATGAGCTTGCTGAGAGCCTTGATGTTGACAAGGTTGCCTTTACCGGCGGAACAAAAACAGGCCAAAGCATAATGCGCGCAGCAGCGGGTAATATGAAAAAAATCACACTCGAACTGGGTGGTAAATCTCCATTGATCGTGTTCGACGATGTGGATTTTGAAACGGCAGTCGATAACGCCATGTTTGGTATTTTCCACAATGCTGGTCAAGTTTGTTCAGCTGCATCTCGTTTGCTTGTCCAAGAGACCATTTATGATAAGTTTGTTGAAAGGCTGGCCGAGCGTGCAAGCAAAATTGTAGTTGGCAATGGGAAAAGCGAGAACATGGAAATGGGGCCTATCACCAGCGAGCCTCATATGAACGACATATTAAAAATCATCGAGAGCGGTATTGAAGAAGGTGCAAAATTAGTTTGTGGTGGAAAGCGGTTAACAGAAAATGGGCTTGATCGAGGATATTTTATTGCGCCAACGATCTTTGCTGATGTTAACGCGAATATGCGCATAGTTAAGGAAGAGATTTTTGGTCCAGTCCTGGTTGTACAGAAGTTTACGAATGAGGAAGATGCCATCGAAAAAGCGAACGATACGATTTATGGATTAGCCGGTGCTGTATTTACTGAAGATATGGATCGGGCAAAACGCGTCATTCGTAAATTGCGTGCGGGAATTACTTGGATTAATAGTTATCACCTCGCTTATGTTGAAGGTCCTTGGGGAGGATATAAGCAAAGTGGAATCGGCAGAGCATTAGGTTCAGTAGGACTGGAGCATTTTATGGAAACGAAGCAAATCAATATCCATCAGCATGCGAAGACTGTAGGGTGGTATTCGAATTAGCTGGACTTACCTTTCTACACAAATATATTTAAGGGGAGTTGCTCATGGAAGTAGCTAATAACCATCCGCCATCGAAGACAGAACAAGTAGAAGCACAGCAAAAGCCAACGTATGATTCAGAACTAGGTACCAAAAGTATTCCATTGCTATATTTACGGTTTGCTTTGGCAGGAATTATGGCGAACGCGATTCTTGGGGTTGTAGCGGTTGTAGATGGTTATTTCGTCAGCGGCTTTCAAGAGCTGGAAGTCGAAGGGATTGGAATTGGATTTACGGTCATGGTTATTACCCGCATGCTCGGTGTTCTATTTGGTGTGGGAGCCGGAGCGGTTATTTCACTTCGACTTGGAAAAGGCAAGAGCGAAGAAGCTAGAAGTATTATGGGACAAACCTTATGGTTCACTCTTTTCATCTCTATTTTTCTAGCACTACTTGGTTTGGTCTTTGAAAATCAGCTGATGACCTTATTTGGAGCAAGTGAGGAATCACTTCCATATGCAGTACAATATAGCCGTCTATTATGGATTTCATTGCCCGTAACGATATTAGCTGTTGTCCTTAGTATTTTAACCAATATCGATGAAAAACCGGTATTATCCATGAATAGTTGGCTAGTTGCAGCAGCTGTAGCTG containing:
- a CDS encoding sigma-54-dependent Fis family transcriptional regulator, which codes for MSLLKDIQQTVQQVAEAISAVLQIETEIVDDEMTIIAGTGKYKDMINMKEEEGKVEAGYLYGRVIRTNQPYFVEDARNDPSYDPSVLIGLADEWAEICAPIHYNGSVIGVIGLIAFDAKQHQSLVSNKLVLLPYLQRMSELLTSKIAEQAALNNWIKTTQKLEVLIGSIHEGIIAIDENGIITNCNQTAQQLVQKDKDELINMPIEKIWPQSPMLEVIQSGKGYIEQEEHYQCEQHDMHLIVTARPITINAEVVGVVATFRRMADARRLAYELTSEPKDLYFPEIYGKSRGLSLVKKQAEQVASGTSNILITGQSGTGKGMMAAAIHSASNRRSGPFIIVNCGAIPETLLESELFGYASGAFTGARREGKAGKFELADGGTIFLDEIGDLPLHLQVKLLHVLQSKQVERVGSNRLINVNIRVISATNKDLEEMVRTKEFREDLFFRLNVIPLHMPPLSERADDIPLLMVYFLSKYSQMSVHSPLDFSPEVKQVFINYHWPGNVRELENAIEYAVNMTTSSLIDIESIPPRIRNASSPLPPLQIGLDQHSLKDMMQEHEKQILIEMLKKYGHGLEAKRIIASRLDIGLATLYRKIEAYQLLTDEKS
- a CDS encoding MerR family transcriptional regulator, with the translated sequence MKIGTFAKLFHVTTDTVRYYIELGLLIPDKKNIHYQMNQLCLDDMAFITELKKFHFSLQEIHHVLSYRRVTNFSDHEDIDYYNNLLIDKKNQLIKEKDDISNAILSIEKAVQSSSPSSSEMNFTGIPFSFVHLFYCPKCHVPLEMKNVTIKEGYIHTGSLTCNCGYHAAIEEGIIITSNLYETSPYPSYFYDKETIQELNPSMINLFEKSNLWLQKVLQNADLKNKLIVETNVDAVVSLPKYIDLLETSAYYVFSGYSLAMLKKLKKRIERMNSKLNVLYILNSDLNLPLKPHCIDVFVDSFTANDFSLLNPQFPIHVLNNYFHSSSTIVGGYSYYDSSAKSLKNITALYPNSHEHILYPKYLEENLSVNGFEITQNEYLGYCTEPGIFFDYHVMNEKFHMQMYMARVKQ
- a CDS encoding NAD(P)/FAD-dependent oxidoreductase; translated protein: MVMMDRMDTLSLWTATANSYEKGKPLEGNEEADVVIIGAGFTGLSSAYHLQKLGKNVIVLEQETIGYGASGRNGGMVLPGYKPTMQELAKKYGPDEARQLNDLSLFSIDLVKKMIDEHQIKCDFRKTGHIVAAYKAKHFEGLKLESEYLNKNFGYESSVLDRSQLHQEIDSPLYHGCLVDNSSYSFQPLNYAIGLGEAAKTIGARIFEHTAALSIEYGQNSVKVVTEKGAVTAKDIIVATDGYSGKIMNELNKGVLPISARIIATEQLPESLLNTVIPKDRMVFDTSSFLYYFRRTPDNRIVFGGGDIRPNLGDGVYQKVYDAMINVMPKLAGSNIEYRWGGFIGVTIDTFPVIGRTKEGAYFATGYTGHGASLSTLFGMLLAQLIVTGSAGGYRFEKQPLKAFPFYNQKTMLVNLAHIGFKLIDFIA
- a CDS encoding aldehyde dehydrogenase family protein, which codes for MNINMFIDGKWVDALSGDRRNVFNPATGEVIATSADGSEVDAKLAIKAARKAFDSGNWSRLSADERADYLYKIAERLEEKAAEIARLETANNGKVIRATTYVDIPVSIQCFRYYADLIKGMKEESYTRADSSDTIIIREPIGVCGLIVPWNFPLMLAVWQIAPALAAGNTIVLKPSEITPVSVFKLFEIIEEVGLPAGVANLVLGPGSKVGNELAESLDVDKVAFTGGTKTGQSIMRAAAGNMKKITLELGGKSPLIVFDDVDFETAVDNAMFGIFHNAGQVCSAASRLLVQETIYDKFVERLAERASKIVVGNGKSENMEMGPITSEPHMNDILKIIESGIEEGAKLVCGGKRLTENGLDRGYFIAPTIFADVNANMRIVKEEIFGPVLVVQKFTNEEDAIEKANDTIYGLAGAVFTEDMDRAKRVIRKLRAGITWINSYHLAYVEGPWGGYKQSGIGRALGSVGLEHFMETKQINIHQHAKTVGWYSN